The Rugosibacter aromaticivorans region TGTTCGGGATGAGCAACACCGTGCTGTCGCCCCCGCCACCGCACGTCGAGGAGCCGACCATCGAACCGTTGTCGCCCGCCGTGGTGCTGGCCGTAGAGGTGCCGTATTGGGAACTGGCCCGGCGTTTGTCCCGCGCAGATCTGGCCTACCTGACCGATACGGACACCTATCTCGGCGCGCTGGCGGCTGCCGGGGGCACCGGGCAGTTGAATTGGCAATTGGCCACCGGCGCATCGAGTGGCGACCTCGCAGCCGTTGTGGGAGAGGACTACGCGCCACTACTGACGCTCGATGTGACCTTGCCTGCCAGTGAGGCCGATGCCATCGGTGTACCAGTGACGGCCATCAGCCAGCCGGAAAGACTGGCCGTGGGCGACTACGCCTATCTGGTGGCTGCCAATGGGGCAATTGCAGAAGCCGTTGCCGTCCTGGCCTTCGATGCTGCCAACGCGACCATAGATCTCGCGCGCGGCGTACTCGACACCACACCCCAAGGACATGCCTCGGGGACTCGGCTGATCGGTATCGGCGAATGGCTGGCATCCGAAGGTGCGGAGCGGGCCCCGGGCGAATCGGTGTTCGTGGGCGCGATTCCTCGCACATCGACCGATCAGGGTGATCCAGTGCTGGCCGCGAATGGGCAGCCGATGGTGCTGGCCGGTCGGCAGGCTTTGCCGTATCCACCCGGTCGCATCCGCCTCAATGGCCAGACCGAGCCTGCCGTGGTGGCCGGTGATCTCACCGTCGCGTGGGCCCACCGCGACCGCACGCAGCAGACCGCCTACCTCGTGCAGCAAGACGAGGGCGACATCGGGCCGGAACTGGGCGTGACCTACACGGTGCACCTCCGTAATCGCAACAACGTGCTGGTTCGTACTGAGACGGGGTTGCTTGGCACCGCCTACATCTGGACGACAGCAGTGGCCGCGCTGGATGCTGGTGCGCTGGGCGACCGCATCACAGTCGAAATCAGTGCCGAACGCGATGGTTTGAGCAGCTGGCAGCCGCAGGTGCGGGTCATGGATCGTTCGGGCTACGGCCTGCGCTGGGGAAAGTATTGGGGAGGTGTGTGATGGAGCCGCGCATCGATGTTCATCTGCTCACCCTGAACGAGCCTGCCGAATGGCGTGAGGCCTGCATCGCCAGCCTCGAGGAAGCACCAATCAGGTTGCACGTTTCGCCCGGCATTCCGGGGCGTATCGGCGAAGCACGCGCGGCAGGCTATGCAAAAGGCACGCTGCCGCTGGTGTCCTTTGTCGATCCCGACGATTTGTACGAAGCCAGTGCCTTCACACAACTGGCCGATGCGCTGGATGCCTGCCCGCAGGCCGTGATGGCCTACACCGACGAAGCGTTGACCGATGAAAACGGGCTGGATATCGCCGTGCGGCGTCTGGCCTACAGCCGTTGGCAGCACGCGAACAGCGCCAGCCATGTGCATGGCCTGATCGTGATGCGTCGATCTGCCGTCGATGCCGTGCTCAAGGAAACCACCGACCTCAACAACTTCGCCGACTGGCTGCTGACCCTGCTCGTGGCCAAGCGTGGCGGCGTGCTGTACCTGCCCATCGTTGGGCGTCATTGGCGACAACACCCTCAGCAAAGCCATCGCACCGGCGACCCGGAGGCTGTCCGGCGCATTCGCCAAGCATCGAATCTCTGGAGATAAACCATGTCATCGACTGACCCGAACCTTGGGCTCAACTACGGCTGGACGCTCGGCGAAAGTGGCTGGGACACCGGCATGGACGCCAACCTCAAGCGCCTCGGCGCGGTGGTCGGCTTGTCCGTAAAAGACCGCGACTTGACCACACCACCGGCCAGCCCTGCCAACGGCGACCGCTACATCGTGCCTGCCGCCGCCACTGGCGTGTGGGCAGGCAAAACCAACCAGATCGCGGTTCGCATTGCCGATGCCTGGGAGTACCACTCGCCCAAGATCGGCTGGCTTTGCTACATCGAGGACGAGGCCAAGCTCTCTGCCTACAAGTCCACCGGCTGGAGTGCTGGCATCGCCATGTGATTTCCCTTCTTCGTACCCACCCGAAACCCGCCCAGATGTTCGCTCACTGGGCGGGTTTCGCATTTCTGGAGACTGCTATGACCGAACCCGAACAACAACAGCCCGCGCT contains the following coding sequences:
- a CDS encoding DUF2793 domain-containing protein, with amino-acid sequence MSSTDPNLGLNYGWTLGESGWDTGMDANLKRLGAVVGLSVKDRDLTTPPASPANGDRYIVPAAATGVWAGKTNQIAVRIADAWEYHSPKIGWLCYIEDEAKLSAYKSTGWSAGIAM